CAGCCGATCGGTCCGGACGACCTCGCACCGCTGTTCCCCATGGACCTCATCATGCAGGAGGTCACCACCGAGCGGTTCGTCGAGATCCCGGACGAGGTCCGCGACGTCTACGGCCTGTGGCGGCCCACGCCGCTCCACCGGGCCCATCGGCTGGAGCAGGCGCTCGGCACGCCGGCCAAGATCTACTACAAGTACGAGGGGGTGAGCCCCGCCGGCTCACACAAGCCGAACACGGCCGTCCCGCAGGCCTTCTACAACGCCAAGGCCGGCGTCAAGCGACTCACCACCGAGACTGGCGCCGGTCAGTGGGGGAGCGCCCTCTCCTTCGCGTGCGCACAGTTCGGCCTCGACCTCGACGTGTGGCAGGTGGCGGCCAGCTTCACCCAGAAGCCCTACCGCGCCTCGATGATCCGGACTTGGGGGGCGAACATCCACTCCTCACCGTCGGAGCTGACGGCAGCCGGCCGGGCCATCCTCGAGGCGGACCCCAACTCACCGGGCAGCCTCGGCATCGCGATCAGCGAGGCGGTTGAGATGGCCGTGCAGGACGAGGACACCAAGTACGCCCTGGGTAGTGTCCTGAACCACGTGCTGCTGCATCAGACCGTCATCGGTGAAGAGGCGCTGTTGCAGTTCGCCAAGATCGGGCAGACCCCCGACGTCATCGTCGGCTGCACGGGCGGAGGATCGAACTTCGGTGGACTCTTCTTCCCGTTCCTGCGGGAGAAGTTGGCCGGCAACATCAACCCGCGGATCGTGGCGGTCGAGCCGGCAGCCTGCCCATCGTTGACGCAGGGTGAGTACCGCTACGACTTCGGTGACACCGCGGGAATGACCCCACTGGTCAAGATGCACACCCTGGGCCACGACTTCGTCCCGGATCCCATCCACGCTGGGGGATTGCGGTACCACGGCATGGCACCGCTGATCAGCCACATGTACGAACTCGACCTCTTCGAGGCCGTCGCGATCGGGCAGGAGGAGTGCTTCGAAAGCGCGGTGCGCTTCGCCCGCACCGAGGGCATCGTGCCGGCACCCGAGCCCACCCACGCCATCGCCCAGGCCGTCCGCGAAGCCCTGGCCTGCAAGGAGAGCGGGGAGGAGAAGGTCATCCTGACGGCACTCTGCGGACACGGTCACTTCGACATGGCGGCCTACGACGCCTACTTCGACGGCCAGATCGTCGATCACGACCACCCTGCAGAGGAGATCGCAGCCGCCATGGCGCGAGTCCCGCAGATCGCCAACTGAACGGCCAAGAGCTCGACCGAGCGTTGCCAGCTGGTCGCTCTCCGTTGTATCGTCAGGCGAAGCGCCAGATCGACGAAAGCCCTGCCACGTGTCCGAACCATTCCTAGCCGAGGTCCGCATGGTGGGGTTCAACTTCCCTCCCCGGGGCTGGGCGTTCTGTGATGGCCAGATCCTGCCGATCAATCAGAACCAGTCGCTGTTCTCCCTGCTCGGGACGACCTACGGCGGCGACGGTGAAACGTCCTTCGCACTGCCGGATCTGCGCGGCCGCGTGCCCATCCACGAGGGTCAAGGACCGGGAGGGGCGTCGCGGACGCTGGGCCAGCGAGTCGGCGAGGAGACGCACACGTTGAGCGCAGCAGAGGTGCCGGCTCACACCCACACGGTGCAGGCGTCGACGGCTGACGCTGACCAGGACGAGCCGCCGTCAGGCGGGGCGCTGGCCCGACCAGCAGACGAGATCTACAGCGACGGCGCCGCCTCGACGTCGTTGGCCCCAGCTGCGGTGGCGGCCACGGGTGGCGGGCAGGCGCACGAGAACATGCAGCCCTACCTGGCACTCAACTTCTGCATCGCCCTCCAGGGGCTGTTCCCCTCACGCAACTAGATCGGCCAGCACGCGATGTCTGAACCATTCGTCGGGGAGATCCGGATGTTCGCGGGCAACTTCGCCCCGCGCGGGTGGGCCTTCTGCGACGGTCAGCTCTTGGCCGTCTCCCAGAACGATGCGCTGTTCTCGCTGCTCGGAACCATCTACGGGGGCGACGGGCGCACCACGTTCGGACTGCCGGACATGCGAGGTCGGCTGCCGATTCACGCCGGGACGGGGCCCGGCCTCTCCCCGCGTCGACTGGGTGCTCGGGCGGGTGCCGAGAGCGTGACGCTGACCGTGAACCAGATGCCGTCACACCAACACACGTGGCAGGCCAGCCAGGATGAGGCTGACGCGACAGCCCCGAACCTGAATCGGCTCGCCAGCACCCGCGAGGACACCTACGGCGACCCCGGGACGATCGGTCTCGCGTCGTCGACGGTGCTCGGCGTGGGCGGTAGTCGATCGCACCCGAACCTCATGCCGTTCCTCTGCGTGCACTTCATCATCGCCCTCGTCGGCATCTATCCAAGCCGCCAGTGAGGATGTCCCATGTCTGAGCCGTTCCTCGCCGAGATCCGCATCTTCGCCGGCAACTTCGCGCCACGCGGGTGGGCCTTCTGCGACGGCCAACTGCTGCCCATAGCCCAGAACACGGCGCTGTTCTCCCTGATCGGCACGACCTACGGCGGCGACGGCCGAACGACGACGGCACTGCCCGACCTGCAGGGTCGTGCGCCGATGCACCCCGGTCGTGGTCCCGGCTTGACCAGTCGCCGTCTCGGTGAGGCCGGAGGCACGGAGACGGTGACGTTGACCGAGGCGCAGATGCCGAACCACCAACACAGCCTGCTGGTCAGTGACGAACCAGCCCAGGCCGACGACGCCGGAGGGGCGGTGCCCGCGGTCGCCTCCCAGGACATCTGGGGCGCTGCCGCGGACCTCGCACCGATGGGGAACGACAGTCTGACCACAACGGGCGGATCGCAGGCGCACAACAACGTGCAGCCCGTGCTGGTCCTCAACTACATCATCGCCCTGCAGGGCCTGTACCCCTCGAGGTCGTGACGCTGATCGAGGAACCCGTCGTCGACAAGCGGCCCGTCGCGGCGCACGATCGATCCTTCCTGGCCCAGGTCTACGCCTCCACACGAACATCTGAGCTCGACCGGACACCGTGGACGCCACAGCAGAAGCAGGCGTTCCTGACCCAGCAGTTCGAGGCCCAGGACGACCACTACCGGACCCACTACGGCGACGCCGAGTGGTCGGTGCTGCTCGTCGACGCTGAGCCGGTCGGCCGGCTCTACCTCGACCGTCGCGCCGAGGAGTTCCGCATCATCGACATCGCCATCCTCCCCGAACACCGGGGTAGGGGCATCGGGACGCGCGTGCTCCGAGCTGTCATCGACGAGGCCGAGCATGCCGGCGTCCCGGTCTCGATCCACGTCGAGGCCGCCAACCCGGCGATGCGTCTGTACGAGCGTCTGGGCTTCGAGGCGGTCGAGGACCGACCGCCCTACCGGTTCCTGCGCCGCGCAGCCGACGGCCCCGGTGGCCCGGTCAGTTGAACACGGCCTCGTAGCGCATCGCGGCCCCGTCGGCCGGACCGATCGGGACCAGGAACACCGCCAGGTCTGGCAGCTCGGCGTGGGTGAGCCGGTAGGTCCCCTGGGGCAAGGTGGCGTCGTCGCTGACGAAGATCAAGGAGAATGGCTGTCGGCGATCCGACGGCGCTGTGCCAGTGACCTCGGCGGCGGCCAGGCGGAGCTCGCTGAGCCGTCCCTCTCCATCATCCACCGGGCCGACGCAGAAGGTGGACCCGACGTGCGGGCTGAAGGTCTCACAGGTGAGCTGGTCCAGCTGATCAGGGTCGCTCATGACCTCAAGTGTGCCGAATCGACACCAGTACGGATGCCAGCTCTGTCCATGCGGGGTCGTCTGCACTCGGGGCCGTGAGTGGGGCCTCCCAGACGTCGTCGGCCAGCCCGATCAGGTAGGTCCCTGCCGCCAGCGTGGGGAGTGCGGAGGTGGCGCTGGTCGTGAGCACCGTGTGGGTCGTCCTGCCATCCGGGGTGCCGACGACGAGCCCCAGTGCCAGGTCACCGGTCGGGACGGCGAAGTCAACCGGGTGTGCCGCCACCCCATCGGTCACCGACCAGGCCTGGAACTGGTTGGGTGCCGCGCCGCCCGGCCCGGCCATCAGGACGTCCAGGTTGTGGTCGGGGATCACGCCTGGCGTGACGCCGTCGACCGATCCCCTGGCCGAACGGAGTGCGACAGATGGGGCCTGTCGGGCCGGGACGATCCGTGGGCGATCGTCCCAGTCGATGGCGTGCGGGTCGGTCGCGCTGGCCAGAAAGCCCACGGACAGCTTGCGGCCCGGTTCACGAGCCATCGCGGCCAGCGATCGGTTGGTGCGGTGGTCGAGTGCCGCGCGACCAGCCACGGCGACCCCGGTCGCGATGGTTGCGCTGGCGAGTAGGAACGACCGCCGACTGGCGCGATCCACCCGTGGGGCGTCGGCAGCCGGTGGGCTCGGCGTGGGCGCGGTCATCTGGTGTCCTACTGCTGGTCGCGGTCGCAGGCGCGAAGGGATCGGTTCCTCTCCTCATCGGCAGCTCAGCTGTGGACATGAGGGTCGGATGGCGCGAACCAGCCGGTACCGTGGCGCGGCCGTGTCCACCGAGAGCAACCTCTTCGGCGCCGACGCCCCGGAGCGGGTCGCCGGCGAGATCGTCTACGTCATCTACGCCGACCCGACCAGCGGGTTCGCGGTCGTCAGCCTGGACGAGGATCGTGAGGGCGCGATGAAGGCCAGCGGCCCGCTGGCGAGCCTGGAGGTCGGGCAGGCAGTTGAGCTGGTCGGGCGGTGGGAGACCCACCCGAAGCATGGACGCACGTTCCGCTCGGACTTCTATGAGTTGGCAACGCCACGCACCAAGAAGGGCCTGCAGCAGTTCCTCGCCAGCGACCGGTTCCCGGGCGTCGGTCAGGCGCTCGCCGAGCGGCTGGTGACGGCCTTCGGCATGGGGGTCGCCGATGTGATTGCCGCGGACCCGCACCGGCTGGTCGAGGTGAAGGGGGTGTCGACGGCCCTGGCAGCCCGAATCGCCGCTGCCTGGGAGGCGGCCGGCCTGTTGCCGCAACTCGTCCAGCTGCTTGCTGCCGTCGATCTCTCTCCCGCCGTGGCCCGAGCTGCCATCCGCGTCTTCGGTGACGAGGCGGTTGAGATCGTGGCCGAGGATCCCTACGCCTACCTGACGCTCCCTGGCGTGCGGTGGCGGCACGCGGACGCCCTTGGCCGGGCCGCCGGGATCCCCGAGGACGACCCTCGCCGGCTGGCGGCTGGCGCGATCGGCCTGGTCGGGGCGCTGTGCTGGCGCGACGGCCACACGTGGCTGGCGACCGAGGACGTGCTCCGACGCCTGCCCGCCGTCGTCGGTGGCGGGCCCGAACGAGCACAGGTCGCGCTGGACGAGGCGGCCTCCGTCGGCGAGTTGGACGTCGACCCCGACCCCATCGGCCCCGTGCCCGGCGGACGGGTGGCGCCCCGCCTGCTCCACGAGGCCGAGCTGACACTCGCCGCACACGTCGAGGACCTGATGGGCGACGTGGTCGGCCGACCCAACCCGCTGGTGGCTGCGGCTGATGAGGTCGATCCCACCGACACCGTGTCCCCAGGGTCCGAGACGTCGGACCAGGAGGATCCGCCTGCCGAGGCGGAGGAGTTGACCGCGGAGCAGGAACGAGCTGTCGCCGTCGCCATGACCTCCGCCGTGTCGGTCCTGACCGGTGGTCCGGGCACCGGCAAGACGCACACCGTTCGCGAGCTGATCCGGCGGGCGAGCGCCGCCGGTGCCGAGGTGGCGCTGTGTGCGCCGACGGGCCGGGCGGCGAAACGACTGGAGGAGCTGACCGGCCACGCCGCAACGACCGTCCACCGACTGCTCGAGGCCAGGCCCGTGCCGGGCTCGGGCTTCCAATTCGGCCGGACCGTCGAGAACCCGCTCCCGCAGGATCTCGTCGTGGCCGACGAGTGGTCGATGGCGGACGCCCACCTGGCCGCCTCCCTCCTGGAGGCACTCGAGCCGCCCACCCACCTGTTGCTGGTGGGCGACCCGGACCAGCTCCCGCCCGTCGGGCCCGGGGCGTCACTCCGCGACCTGATGGCCTGCGAGCGGATCCCGGTCACGCGCCTCGAGACCATCCACCGACAGGCGGCGCAGAGCCGGATCGTCACGCTGGCGCATGAGCTCAATGCAGGCCAGTCCCCGCTGATCGTCGGCCGCGACGGTGACGTCTTCGCGGTGCCCGAGCGGACACCAGCGGTTGCCGAGCGGGTCGCCGCCATCGTGGCCGAACGGGCGCCGGATTTCTTCGACTGCGCACCCTCCGACGTCCAGGTCCTGGCGCCGATGTACCGCGGGCTGGCCGGTGTCGATGCCATCAATGCCGCGCTGAAGGAGCGGTTGAACCCACCGGCCGGTCGGCCGGCCGTGGCTGGCTGGCACGAAGGTGACCGGGTTGTTGCCACCCGCAACGACGCCGAGTTGGACATCGCCAATGGGGACATCGGTGAGGTCACCGAGACGGACCGGGGCGAGACCTCCGTCACCGTCGCGTTCCCGCAGGGCTCGGTCACACTGGACGGGGAGCGTCTGGGCAACCTGGCGCCCGCGTGGTGCCTGACCGTCCACAAGTCCCAGGGCGGGGAGTGGCCGGTGGTGGTGCTGGTGCTCGACCGAACGCATCGGTCCATGCTCACCCGCGAACTGGTCTACACCGCGGTCACCAGGGCCCGTCAGGGGTTGCTGCTGGTCGGCGATCCGTCACTCCTGGCCACAGCGTCGACCCGGGTCGGGGCAGGCTTGGCAGCCCGTCAGACCACCTCCGCCGGTCGTGTGGCCGTGGCGCTGAAGGGGTAGGACCAAACCTGTACGAGCGGTGCTGTCGCAGCGCCCTCACGTCCCGCAATCCCGCCTTGCCAGGCCGACAGGAGCCCGCAGTGTCCGAACAAACGCCTCACCAGAACGTCGAGTTCTCCTCCAACGGCGGTACCGCCCACGGATATCTGGCCACCCCCGAGTCGGGCAGTGGCCCCGGGCTGATCGTGATCCAGGAGTGGTGGGGACTGACCGACCACATCGCCGACGTCACGAATCGGTTCGCCGCTCAGGGGTACACGGCGCTCGCCCCGGATCTCTACGGCGGGTCGATTACCCACGACTCGGAGGAGGCCGGTCAGATGATGCAGAACCTTCCCGAGGACAAGGCCGCCATGGATCTCGGTGGTGCGGTCGACTTCCTGCTGGACCATGGCGCCGTCACGTCGTCCAAGATCGGCGTCGTCGGGTTCTGCATGGGTGGCGGTTTCGTCATCCAGCTCGCGGCGCAACAGGGGGACAAGATCGGTGCCGCAATCCCGTACTACGGCGTGCTGCAGAGCCAGCCGGACTTCTCCGCGATCACGGCGGCCGTGCTCGGGCACTACGCCGAGACCGACGACTTCGCCCCCGCCGACAAGGCGCTGGAGATGGGCGCCGCGATCCGTGAGGCGGGGGGCCAGGCGGCCATCAACATCTACGGGGGCACGGGGCACGCCTTCTTCAACGACGAGAACCGGATGGGCACCTACGACAGCGACGCCGCCGCGGTGTCCTGGTCACGAACGTTGGCGTTCCTGGCCGAGAACCTGGGCTGATCGGGTGCCTCCAATCCGCTAGCCGACTGGCTCCGAACACATTGGTGTGGGGCGGGCGTTGCCGTGCGCCCGCCACGACCAGGCAAGGGGTGTTCACACCAGTCATGCGCCACCCGCGTGCGCACCGGAGAGACCACGATGAGCAGGACCCGTTCGAACAACCGCTGGCGGTTGCCAGTCTTGCTGGTGCGCTCATCTCGACCGTGGGCCAGGAGGATGCGCTGGACATCCTCA
The sequence above is a segment of the Euzebya tangerina genome. Coding sequences within it:
- a CDS encoding TrpB-like pyridoxal phosphate-dependent enzyme, which encodes MSDSVPNKITLEQSEIPRAWYNVIPDLPAPPPPPLHPGTHQPIGPDDLAPLFPMDLIMQEVTTERFVEIPDEVRDVYGLWRPTPLHRAHRLEQALGTPAKIYYKYEGVSPAGSHKPNTAVPQAFYNAKAGVKRLTTETGAGQWGSALSFACAQFGLDLDVWQVAASFTQKPYRASMIRTWGANIHSSPSELTAAGRAILEADPNSPGSLGIAISEAVEMAVQDEDTKYALGSVLNHVLLHQTVIGEEALLQFAKIGQTPDVIVGCTGGGSNFGGLFFPFLREKLAGNINPRIVAVEPAACPSLTQGEYRYDFGDTAGMTPLVKMHTLGHDFVPDPIHAGGLRYHGMAPLISHMYELDLFEAVAIGQEECFESAVRFARTEGIVPAPEPTHAIAQAVREALACKESGEEKVILTALCGHGHFDMAAYDAYFDGQIVDHDHPAEEIAAAMARVPQIAN
- a CDS encoding phage tail protein, coding for MSEPFLAEVRMVGFNFPPRGWAFCDGQILPINQNQSLFSLLGTTYGGDGETSFALPDLRGRVPIHEGQGPGGASRTLGQRVGEETHTLSAAEVPAHTHTVQASTADADQDEPPSGGALARPADEIYSDGAASTSLAPAAVAATGGGQAHENMQPYLALNFCIALQGLFPSRN
- a CDS encoding phage tail protein, which translates into the protein MSEPFVGEIRMFAGNFAPRGWAFCDGQLLAVSQNDALFSLLGTIYGGDGRTTFGLPDMRGRLPIHAGTGPGLSPRRLGARAGAESVTLTVNQMPSHQHTWQASQDEADATAPNLNRLASTREDTYGDPGTIGLASSTVLGVGGSRSHPNLMPFLCVHFIIALVGIYPSRQ
- a CDS encoding phage tail protein → MSEPFLAEIRIFAGNFAPRGWAFCDGQLLPIAQNTALFSLIGTTYGGDGRTTTALPDLQGRAPMHPGRGPGLTSRRLGEAGGTETVTLTEAQMPNHQHSLLVSDEPAQADDAGGAVPAVASQDIWGAAADLAPMGNDSLTTTGGSQAHNNVQPVLVLNYIIALQGLYPSRS
- a CDS encoding GNAT family N-acetyltransferase, with the translated sequence MTLIEEPVVDKRPVAAHDRSFLAQVYASTRTSELDRTPWTPQQKQAFLTQQFEAQDDHYRTHYGDAEWSVLLVDAEPVGRLYLDRRAEEFRIIDIAILPEHRGRGIGTRVLRAVIDEAEHAGVPVSIHVEAANPAMRLYERLGFEAVEDRPPYRFLRRAADGPGGPVS
- a CDS encoding DUF6916 family protein, which translates into the protein MSDPDQLDQLTCETFSPHVGSTFCVGPVDDGEGRLSELRLAAAEVTGTAPSDRRQPFSLIFVSDDATLPQGTYRLTHAELPDLAVFLVPIGPADGAAMRYEAVFN
- a CDS encoding AAA family ATPase encodes the protein MSTESNLFGADAPERVAGEIVYVIYADPTSGFAVVSLDEDREGAMKASGPLASLEVGQAVELVGRWETHPKHGRTFRSDFYELATPRTKKGLQQFLASDRFPGVGQALAERLVTAFGMGVADVIAADPHRLVEVKGVSTALAARIAAAWEAAGLLPQLVQLLAAVDLSPAVARAAIRVFGDEAVEIVAEDPYAYLTLPGVRWRHADALGRAAGIPEDDPRRLAAGAIGLVGALCWRDGHTWLATEDVLRRLPAVVGGGPERAQVALDEAASVGELDVDPDPIGPVPGGRVAPRLLHEAELTLAAHVEDLMGDVVGRPNPLVAAADEVDPTDTVSPGSETSDQEDPPAEAEELTAEQERAVAVAMTSAVSVLTGGPGTGKTHTVRELIRRASAAGAEVALCAPTGRAAKRLEELTGHAATTVHRLLEARPVPGSGFQFGRTVENPLPQDLVVADEWSMADAHLAASLLEALEPPTHLLLVGDPDQLPPVGPGASLRDLMACERIPVTRLETIHRQAAQSRIVTLAHELNAGQSPLIVGRDGDVFAVPERTPAVAERVAAIVAERAPDFFDCAPSDVQVLAPMYRGLAGVDAINAALKERLNPPAGRPAVAGWHEGDRVVATRNDAELDIANGDIGEVTETDRGETSVTVAFPQGSVTLDGERLGNLAPAWCLTVHKSQGGEWPVVVLVLDRTHRSMLTRELVYTAVTRARQGLLLVGDPSLLATASTRVGAGLAARQTTSAGRVAVALKG
- a CDS encoding dienelactone hydrolase family protein, with product MSEQTPHQNVEFSSNGGTAHGYLATPESGSGPGLIVIQEWWGLTDHIADVTNRFAAQGYTALAPDLYGGSITHDSEEAGQMMQNLPEDKAAMDLGGAVDFLLDHGAVTSSKIGVVGFCMGGGFVIQLAAQQGDKIGAAIPYYGVLQSQPDFSAITAAVLGHYAETDDFAPADKALEMGAAIREAGGQAAINIYGGTGHAFFNDENRMGTYDSDAAAVSWSRTLAFLAENLG